In the Eptesicus fuscus isolate TK198812 chromosome 12, DD_ASM_mEF_20220401, whole genome shotgun sequence genome, one interval contains:
- the LOC103304685 gene encoding 60S ribosomal protein L39-like, with amino-acid sequence MSSHNTFRIKMFLAKKQKLHRPIPQWIQMKTGNKIRYNSKRRHWRRTKLGL; translated from the coding sequence ATGTCTTCCCACAATACTTTCAGGATCAAGATGTTCCTGGCCAAGAAACAAAAGCTGCATCGGCCCATTCCCCAATGGATTCAGatgaaaactggtaataaaatcAGGTACAACTCGAAGAGGAGACATTGGAGAAGAACCAAACTGGGCCTATGA